The DNA segment CCGTGGATGCAGTGAACACGTGAACAGAAACCCGGCTTCGGCCGGGTTTTTTGTGCTTGCTCCGTTGCCAATGCACCACGAATCCCGTGTAGGAGTGAGCCTGCTCGCGATAGCGTCAGCACAGTCAGCATCTCCATCGGCTGAACCGCCGCAATCGCGAGCAGGCTCACTCCTACAGGGGTTGTGGTGTTGTTGGAAGTTGTATGGGACTCTCACCGGCTCCAACCACACTCAAGGACTGAATGTGCCCACCCCCCGCAATCTCCAGCTGATCGTCAGTGCGCGGCTGATCTCCGATTTCGGCGCTTTCCTCAACATGGTCGCGTTGGCCACTTACGTCTACCTGCTGAGCAACAGCGCCATGAGCGTCGGCATCTTCCTCGCCAGCCGCGTCGGCGGCGGGATTTTTGCCAGCCTGATCGGCACCGCGTTCTACCGCCGCTGCAGCGGCCGTGTGCCGTTGATCGCTTTCGACCTGCTGCGCGCCAGTGCATTGGCGTTGCTGCTGATTGTGCCGGTCGGCCAACAATTGCTGCTGCTACCGCTGATTGCCTTCGTACTGGGCTTTGGCAATTCGATGTTTGCAATCGGCGTGAACAGCCAGCTCCCGCGCTTGATCGAGCCGGCGCAGTTGCTCAAGGCCAATGCCTGGATCACTTCAGCCTCGTCGGCGGCAATGGTCGGCGGCAGTCTGGTGTCGGGATTGCTGGTGGCGGGGTTTGGTTTTGCAACGGTGTTCGCCCTGAATGCGCTGACCTATGTACTGGCCGCGCTGGTGATTGTGCCGCTGCGTTTTGCCGCCACGACGGTCGACCAAGCACCCGAACGCGGCGAATGGTCCGCACTCAAAAAAGGTCTGCGCGGTGCCCCGGTGGTCGCGGCGATGCTCGCGGTGACCATGGCCGATACCCTCGGCAGCGCCGCGCACAACGTCGGCTTCCCGATCATTTCGAAACTGCTCACGCCGGAGTCGGCCAGCACCACCCTGGGCCAGGCACTGGCGGTGTGGGCCTGCGGCAAGTTGCTCGGTGCGCGTATCGCCAGTCACTTCAAGACTACGGGCAACAGCGATTTGCAGCGTCGATATTTCCTCGGCGTGGCCGTGATGTCCTGTGGGTTCATCCTGATGTTCCAGCAGCACAGCCTGTATGGCTTGCTGTTGTTTGCCCTGCCGGCCGGCCTCGGTGACGGGATTTCCGAAGTCAGCCTGATGTCGCGCCTGCAACGCGAGCCCGAGTCACTGCGCCTGCCGATCTTCAGCGTCCTCACTCTGCTGCAAATGACCGGTTTCGGCATCGGTATGCTCATTGCCGCACCGTTCTATGAAGGGTGGACGCCGGGCGCCGTGGTCATGCTGTTCCATGGCATTCCCCTCGGCACGCTGCTTGGGCTGAAGGTGTTGGCGCTCAGGCGCGCGCGGGTTGCGCGCAGCAGCCCGACGCCAGTTCCTTGAGAATCGGGCAGTCGGGGCGCTGGTCGCCGCTGCAGTGTTCGACCAGATCCTGCAGGGTGTCGCGCAACTCGCCCAGCTCGCGGATCTTCTGATTCAGCTCGTCGATGTGCTGGCGCGCCAGGGCCTTCACATCGGCGCTGGCGCGCTGGCGGTCCTGCCACAGGGTCAGCAGCTTGCCGACTTCTTCGAGCGAAAAACCCAGGTCCCGCGAGCGCTTGATGAACGCCAGGGTGTGCAAGTCATCGCTACCGTAGACGCGGTAACCGGCGTCGGTACGATGGGCCGCTTTGAGCAACCCGATCGACTCGTAATAGCGGATCATTTTTGCGCTGAGGCCACTCTGCCGGGCCGCTTGGCCGATGTTCATCGCTGTTCCTCCAGATCGTCGGGTTTCCAGGTTTTCAACAGTAGCGCATTGCTCACCACGCTGACGCTCGACAAGGCCATGGCGGCGCCGGCCAGCACCGGATTGAGGAAACCGAACGCTGCCAGCGGAATGCCGATCAGGTTGTAGACGAAGGCCCAGAACAGGTTCTGGCGGATCTTCGCGTAGGTCTTGCGGCTGATCTCCAGCGCTGCCGGCACC comes from the Pseudomonas granadensis genome and includes:
- a CDS encoding MFS transporter, with protein sequence MPTPRNLQLIVSARLISDFGAFLNMVALATYVYLLSNSAMSVGIFLASRVGGGIFASLIGTAFYRRCSGRVPLIAFDLLRASALALLLIVPVGQQLLLLPLIAFVLGFGNSMFAIGVNSQLPRLIEPAQLLKANAWITSASSAAMVGGSLVSGLLVAGFGFATVFALNALTYVLAALVIVPLRFAATTVDQAPERGEWSALKKGLRGAPVVAAMLAVTMADTLGSAAHNVGFPIISKLLTPESASTTLGQALAVWACGKLLGARIASHFKTTGNSDLQRRYFLGVAVMSCGFILMFQQHSLYGLLLFALPAGLGDGISEVSLMSRLQREPESLRLPIFSVLTLLQMTGFGIGMLIAAPFYEGWTPGAVVMLFHGIPLGTLLGLKVLALRRARVARSSPTPVP
- the cueR gene encoding Cu(I)-responsive transcriptional regulator; translated protein: MNIGQAARQSGLSAKMIRYYESIGLLKAAHRTDAGYRVYGSDDLHTLAFIKRSRDLGFSLEEVGKLLTLWQDRQRASADVKALARQHIDELNQKIRELGELRDTLQDLVEHCSGDQRPDCPILKELASGCCAQPARA